In Eubalaena glacialis isolate mEubGla1 chromosome 3, mEubGla1.1.hap2.+ XY, whole genome shotgun sequence, the following are encoded in one genomic region:
- the NES gene encoding nestin: MEGCLGEESFQMWELNRRLEAYLARVKALEEQNELLSAELGGLRAQAGDASWRARADDELAALRALVDQRWREKRAAEVARDNLEEEVEGVASRCQQLRLARERTAEETARSRRAVEAEKCAQAWLSTQAAELERELEALRAAHEEERAGLNAQAACAPRGPAPPRGPPVPAPEVEELARRLGETWRGAVRGYQERVAHMETSLGQARERLGHAVKGAREGRLELQQLQAERSGLQERRAALEQRLEGRWQERLRATEQFQLAVEALEQEKQGLQSQIAQVLEGRQQLAHLKMSLSLEVATYRTLLEAENSRLQTPGSGSKASLSFLDPKLELHFPGTPEGRRLGPLLSVLSPTPLSSPLPDTLETPVPGFLKSQELLQAHTPTSASTPIPPTPQAPRPATDAKIRAQDAPLSLPQPRVGMQQVPEAVWAEAKVATPASILPGPEEPGGKQQEPSPGQSSEDHASLAPALSPDHPSLEAKDGEPGGSRESSRFQEEGEGQIWGLAEKETAVEVKVISSLQQETRQEEGDLDMKEIQDSPGPLEKETLKSLEEEIQEPLISLEKQRHETMRSLEKENQESLRSLEEENLETLKPLEKENQELLQSLEGKEMEVMKPLEKETVELLKPIGKEDPQTLQSLEKESQEIMRSLQGNVETFLYPGKENQELVRSLEEENFESLRALEKERQEPLRCQEVENQETLRPLAKENQEPLRSLEEKDQETSRPLGKENHESLRAPEDENQETLRHLEKENQESLRSLGEDQKAMRPLEEEDQETLRPLEKENQPLKSLEKEDQMTLSPLEKVKPEALKSLGKDQEIVRLLEKENQDLLRSLNEESVEAVRSLETETLEPLKPTGEENLEMLKPLEKESQEPLGSVEGNQETLRPLEEETQKSLSSLGGQNVETMRSPEEVDKGSQRYLEEEEKVEKGENPEPPRSLEEEGQELPLSAHLQKWEDTVQGGQELDQETPPGRPEVDSEDEAEMEPRERDSLAGKGEAVEQGELQLTATGKVWSPGEGQPGSPEPKEQRVSAEGASGVGGTEGLQDPEERPEQVGTPGLAAPQGMSEVIEPVLEGEDVAPRDGRASPEVTLGLETAGAEQGREQEAVGLEDPGGRAREEVMEPPLGEEGLEAKRVQGLEGPRKELEEAAAPEPELSTLPRKSRDPLEPPRGWEESEPEAPEEAEETFPAETPCCDGSDTPQPRPLSSEGAKENVKPVLGPPSPQPTESCSPTPIPEDAPGPQPLAEGSQEASWGLAGRAEVLGKVVGEQEDLGSGGIPEGLQEEGEESREESEADELGETLPDSTPLGLYLRSPASPKWDLAGEQRPSPQEETGKEGWGPAVLASEDLGAHPSEEEEGGDEEEERGHDSELSEEFEDLGTEASLLPGVPGEVAEPLGQVPQLLLEPAAWDRDGESDGFADEEESGEEGEEEDEEEAREPGAGRWGAGPSVGSLPALSGPQRGNLQGSETMDVSVPWDDGLRGAASDAPMTALETESQDSTEASGSEEESDAIPLEREGQVPGPLGTLSGVEDTGLEVGDTLGVNGQGPSLKEELEHVNGGVVNGLEQSEGVRQGKPGPPEGDQGSPLEEEEEGGALKTPWAGAPLHLGQGQLLKFSQREGDGDSWSSGED; encoded by the exons ATGGAGGGCTGCCTGGGGGAGGAATCTTTTCAGATGTGGGAGCTCAACCGGCGCCTGGAGGCCTACCTGGCCCGGGTCAAGGCGCTAGAGGAGCAGAATGAGCTACTCAGCGCGGAGCTCGGGGGTCTCCGGGCACAGGCCGGGGACGCCTCCTGGAGGGCCCGTGCCGACGACGAGCTGGCGGCCCTGCGGGCCCTCGTCGACCAGCGCTGGCGGGAGAAGCGCGCGGCCGAGGTGGCGCGcgacaacctggaagaagaggTGGAGGGCGTGGCGAGCCGGTGCCAGCAGCTGCGGCTGGCCCGGGAGCGGACCGCGGAGGAGACGGCCCGCAGCCGGCGCGCGGTCGAGGCCGAAAAGTGCGCCCAGGCCTGGCTGAGCACCCAGGCGGCGGAGCTGGAGCGCGAGCTGGAGGCTCTGCGCGCGGCGCACGAGGAGGAGCGCGCGGGCCTGAACGCTCAGGCTGCCTGCGCCCCCCGCGGCCCCGCTCCGCCCCGCGGGCCCCCCGTGCCGGCCCCCGAGGTGGAGGAGCTGGCGCGGCGGCTGGGCGAGACGTGGCGCGGGGCAGTGCGCGGCTACCAGGAGCGCGTGGCGCACATGGAGACGTCGCTGGGCCAGGCCCGCGAGCGGCTGGGCCACGCGGTGAAGGGCGCCCGCGAGGGTCgcctggagctgcagcagctccAAGCGGAGCGCAGCGGCCTCCAGGAGCGCAGGGCCGCGCTGGAGCAGAGGTTGGAGGGCCGCTGGCAGGAGCGGCTGCGGGCTACTGAGCAGTTCCAG CTGGCCGTGGAGGCCCTGGAGCAGGAGAAACAGGGCCTACAGAGCCAGATTGCCCAGGTCCTGGAAGGTCGGCAGCAGCTGGCACACCTCAAGATGTCCCTCAGCCTGGAGGTGGCCACATACAG AACCCTCCTAGAGGCAGAGAACTCCCGGCTGCAGACACCTGGCAGCGGTTCCAAGGCTTCCCTCAGCTTCCTGG ACCCTAAGCTGGAGCTGCATTTCCCTGGGACCCCAGAGGGCCGGCGTCTGGGACCTTTGCTCTCTGTCCTGAGCCCTACTCCCCTCTCCTCACCTTTGCCTGATACCCTTGAAACGCCTGTGCCAGGCTTTCTGAAGAGCCAGGAACTCCTTCAGGCCCATACCCCCACTTCGGCCAGCACCCCCATTCCGCCCACACCTCAGGCTCCCCGCCCTGCCACAGATGCCAAGATCAGAGCCCAGGAtgcccctctctccctgccccagccaCGGGTTGGGATGCAACAGGTTCCAGAAGCTGTGTGGGCTGAAGCCAAGGTGGCCACCCCTGCCAGCATCCTGCCAGGACCAGAGGAGCCTGGGGGCAAGCAACAAGAGCCCAGTCCAGGCCAGTCCTCTGAAGATCATGCCTCCCTGGCTCCAGCCCTCAGCCCTGACCATCCCAGTTTAGAGGCCAAAGATGGAGAACCCGGTGGGTCTAGAGAGTCCAGCAGAttccaggaggaaggggaaggacaaatctgggggctggcagagaaagaaacagctgTAGAGGTCAAAGTAATAAGCAGCTTGCAGCAGGAAACACGTCAAGAAGAGGGGGATCTGGACATGAAAGAAATCCAAGACTCCCCGGGTCCTTTGGAAAAAGAAACTCTGAAGTCTCTGGAAGAGGAGATTCAAGAGCCACTGATTTCTCTGGAAAAACAGCGCCATGAGACAATGAGATCTCTAGAGAAGGAGAATCAGGAATCTCTGAGGTCTTTGGAAGAAGAGAACTTAGAAACACTAAAACCTCTAGAAAAGGAGAATCAAGAGTTATTGCAGTCTTTAGAAGGAAAGGAGATGGAGGTAATGAAACCTCTAGAAAAAGAGACTGTAGAACTACTTAAGCCTATAGGAAAAGAGGACCCACAGACATTGCAATCACTAGAAAAGGAGAGTCAAGAAATAATGAGGTCTCTTCAAGGAAATGTAGAAACATTTTTATATCCAGGAAAGGAAAATCAAGAATTAGTGAGGTCTCTAGAAGAGGAGAACTTTGAGTCATTGAGAGCTCTAGAAAAGGAAAGGCAAGAGCCACTGAGATGTCAAGAAGTAGAGAACCAGGAAACATTGAGACCCTTAGCAAAAGAGAATCAAGAGCCACTGAGATCTCTAGAAGAAAAAGACCAGGAGACATCAAGACCTCTAGGAAAAGAGAATCATGAATCTCTGAGGGCTCCAGAAGATGAGAACCAAGAGACTTTAAGACatctagaaaaagaaaaccaggagtCACTGAGATCTCTAGGAGAAGATCAGAAGGCAATGAGACCTCTAGAAGAAGAAGACCAGGAGACATTGAGACCTCTAGAAAAAGAGAATCAGCCACTGAAGTCTCTAGAAAAAGAAGACCAGATGACATTGAGCCCTCTAGAAAAGGTGAAACCAGAGGCACTAAAGTCTCTTGGAAAAGACCAGGAGATAGTTAGACTTCTTGAAAAAGAGAATCAAGACTTATTAAGGTCCCTAAATGAAGAGAGTGTAGAGGCAGTGAGATCTTTAGAAACAGAGACTCTAGAACCACTAAAGCCTACAGGAGAAGAAAACCTGGAAATGTTGAAACCTCTAGAAAAGGAAAGTCAAGAACCACTGGGGTCTGTGGAAGGGAACCAAGAGACATTGAGACCCCTAGAAGAGGAGACTCAGAAATCACTGAGCTCTCTGGGAGGGCAGAATGTAGAGACTATGAGATCTCCAGAGGAGGTAGACAAGGGAAGTCAAAGGTAtctggaagaggaagagaaagtggagaagggagagaatCCAGAGCCACCGAGgtccctggaggaggagggacagGAGCTGCCACTCTCTGCACATCTGCAGAAGTGGGAAGATACGGTGCAGGGGGGTCAGGAACTGGATCAGGAAACGCCCCCTGGGAGGCCTGAAGTGGACAGTGAGGACGAGGCAGAGATGGAACCTAGGGAACGGGATAGCCTCGCTGGGAAGGGGGAGGCTGTAGAGCAGGGGGAGCTGCAGCTGACGGCCACAGGCAAGGTCTGGAGCCCAGGTGAGGGGCAGCCAGGGAGCCCTGAGCCCAAAGAGCAGAGGGTCTCAGCTGAGGGAGCCAGTGGGGTGGGAGGCACTGAGGGCCTCCAGGACCCTGAAGAGCGGCCAGAGCAGGTGGGGACCCCGGGCCTCGCAGCTCCCCAGGGAATGTCAGAGGTGATAGAGCCAGTGTTGGAAGGTGAGGATGTGGCCCCCAGGGATGGCCGAGCCTCCCCAGAGGTCACCTTGGGCTTAGAGACTGCAGGAGCGGAACAGGGACGGGAGCAGGAGGCGGTAGGGCTGGAGGACCCAGGCGGCCGGGCCAGAGAGGAGGTGATGGAGCCACCCCTGGGGGAGGAAGGTTTGGAGGCAAAGAGGGTGCAGGGCTTGGAAGGGCCCagaaaggagctggaggaggcaGCTGCTCCGGAGCCAGAGCTCTCCACACtgcccaggaagagcagagacccGCTGGAGCctcccaggggctgggaggagtctGAGCCTGAAGCCCCTGAGGAAGCAGAGGAGACGTTCCCTGCTGAGACCCCGTGCTGCGATGGAAGTGATACCCCTCAACCCAGGCCCTTGAGCTCAGAGGGAGCAAAGGAGAATGTCAAACCAGTGCTGGGGCCCCCCAGCCCACAGCCCACTGAGTCCTGCTCACCCACCCCAATCCCTGAAGAtgcccctgggccccagcccctggctgAGGGGAGCCAAGAGGctagctgggggctggcaggcagGGCTGAGGTCCTGGGAAAGGTGGTGGGGGAGCAGGAGGATTTGGGCTCTGGGGGAATCCCTGAAGGCctccaggaggagggggaggagagcagagaagAGAGTGAGGCTGATGAGCTAGGGGAGACCCTTCCCGACTCCACTCCCCTGGGCCTCTACCTCAGGTCCCCTGCTTCTCCCAAGTGGGACCTGGCTGGAGAGCAGAGGCCCTCCCCTCAAGAGGAGACTGGAAAGGAAGGCTGGGGTCCTGCAGTCCTGGCCTCTGAGGACCTTGGGGCCCATccctcagaggaggaggaggggggagatgaggaggaggaacGTGGCCATGACTCTGAGCTGTCGGAAGAATTTGAGGACTTGGGGACTGAGGCGTCTCTTCTTCCTGGGGTCCCTGGGGAGGTGGCAGAACCTCTGGGCCAGGTGCCCCAGCTGCTACTGGAGCCTGCAGCCTGGGATCGGGATGGGGAATCTGATggatttgcagatgaggaagagagtggggaggagggagaggaagaagatgaagaagaggcGAGAGAGCCAGGGGCAGGGCGGTGGGGGGCAGGGCCCTCGGTGGGCAGCCTCCCGGCCCTGAGTGGCCCTCAGAGAGGGAACCTCCAGGGGTCTGAGACCATGGATGTCAGTGTCCCCTGGGATGATGGCTTGAGGGGTGCGGCATCTGACGCCCCCATGACCGCCCTGGAGACTGAGTCCCAGGACAGCACGGAGGCCTCAGGATCAGAGGAAGAGTCTGATGCTATTCCCTTGGAGAGGGAGGGCCAAGTCCCTGGCCCTCTGGGGACCCTCAGTGGGGTGGAGGACACGGGCTTAGAGGTGGGGGACACCCTTGGTGTCAATGGCCAGGGCCCCAGCCTGAAGGAAGAGTTGGAGCATGTGAATGGGGGTGTGGTGAACGGGCTGGAGCAGTCTGAGGGAGTAAGGCAGGGGAAACCAGGGCCCCCTGAGGGCGACCAAGGGAGCcccttggaggaggaggaggaggggggtgcCCTGAAGACCCCTTGGGCAGGGGCTCCTCTTCACCTGGGCCAAGGCCAGCTCCTGAAGTTCAGTCAGCGAGAAGGAGATGGAGACTCCTGGTCCTCAGGGGAGGACTAG